Proteins from a genomic interval of Quercus lobata isolate SW786 chromosome 11, ValleyOak3.0 Primary Assembly, whole genome shotgun sequence:
- the LOC115967173 gene encoding uncharacterized protein LOC115967173 produces the protein MGILENVLGQVREMSNEIEGDFEDVAISTFKSGLPAEHGLRKSLTGKPVTSLRQLMDRIDKYKRVEEYQQLGKGKAKVIPQERRDFRSDRFNNNQPRRDFAGQSGSTNTQTVNTVFREPVHQVLEKIKNESFFKWPNKMAGNPLKCNQSLYCQYYQDQGHTTEDCRNLWDHLDQLV, from the coding sequence ATGGGAATCCTTGAAAACGTACTCGGACAGGTTAGGGAGATGTCTAATGAGATAGAGGGTGACTTTGAAGATGTCGCCATCAGTACTTTCAAGAGTGGCCTCCCTGCCGAGCATGGTTTAAGGAAGTCCTTAACAGGAAAACCAGTCACTAGCCTACGCCAACTTATGGACCGTattgacaagtataaaagggttgaGGAATATCAACAACTGGGTAAAGGAAAagctaaggttatccctcaggagaggagggattttagGTCGGACCGATTCAATAATAACCAGCCTCGGAGAGATTTTGCTGGACAATCAGGGTCTACCAACACCCAGACTGTTAATACAGTATTCAGAGAACCGGTGCATCAGGTTCTAGAAAAGATTAAGAACgagtcattcttcaaatggccaaataaaATGGCCGGAAACCcgttgaaatgcaaccaaagcCTTTATTGCCAATATTATCAAGATCAGGGACACACCACGGAAGATTGCAGGAATCTTTGGGATCATTTGGACCAGCTTGTCTGA